From the genome of Granulicella cerasi:
ATTACGACGTGGGAGCAGGTGAAGCTGCAGGAGAAGGCCGCACGCGGTGAGGATGCGGCTCGTTCGATGCTGGATGACGTTCCGCGCGCGATGCCTGCGGTGATGGAAGCGCAGAAGATAGGCTCGAAGGCGTCGAAGGTGGGTTTCGATTGGCCGGATGCGAGCGGGCTTTTTGCGAAACTCGACGAAGAGATTGCCGAGTTGATGATCGAGGTCGAGGCGCGGAAGTCGAAGGAAGTGGAAGAAGAGTTTGGCGACCTGATGTTCACGGCGGTGAACCTGGGGCGGCATCTGAAGCTCGATGCCGAAGGCGCGCTGCGAGCGGCGAATGCGAAGTTCCGCCGACGTTTTGCGGCGATGGAAGCGGCGGCGAACGGTCCGCTCGACGGCATGGATGTAGCAGAGTTGGAAGGCCTGTGGGCCGCAGCAAAGGCAGGAGAGAAGGCTTGAGCGAGATTGTGGTGCGTCCGCTGACGGAGTTGGCGGAGTTTGACCAGTGTGTGCAGTTGCAGGACGCGGTGTGGAGCTACGACGTGGCTTCGATGGTGACGCAGAAGGTCTTTCTGCTGGCGTCGCACATCGGCGGGCAGGTGATTGGAGCGTACGCGGGTGATGTGCTCGCAGGCTATGCGATGTCGCTGCCGGGCATTCGCAACGGCAAGCCGTATCTGCACTCGCATCATCTCGCGGTGTTGCCGGAGTTCCGCAACGCCGGCGTGGGCCGGCGTTTGAAGCTGGCGCAGCGTGATGACGCCGTGGCGCGTGGGATCGAGCTGATGGAGTGGACCTTCGATCCGCTGGAGATCAAGAACGCCAACCTGAATATCGCCAAGCTGGGCGCGGTGATTCGTCGTTACAAGCGTAACTTCTACGGCGACTCGGTTTCGCCACTGCACGGTGGCTTGCCGACCGACCGCATCATTGCGGAGTGGTGGCTGACGAGCGAGCGCGTGACGAAGGCATTGGCGAAGGAGCCGTTTGCGGGCGTGGTGAAGGGCTCTGTGACGGTGCCAGCGCAGATCGGCTCGTGGAAGAGCCATGATGCCGAGCGGCCAAAGGCTGCAGCGGCGCAGCAGGCGATTGCGAACGGGCTGGAGCAGGCATTCGCGCAGGGGCAAGCGGTGATCGGCTTTGAGGTGGACGCCGAAGGCAATGGCAAGTATCTGTTGGGCGATTGGAGTGAGGGAGAAGCACGATGAAGATTGAGGAGATTCACCTGCGTGAAGTGCAGATGCCGTTGGTCAACCCGTTCCGCACGAGCTTTGGCGTGCACACGATGCGCCGCATGCTGCTCGTGGAGATTGAATGCGAAGGCATGACCGCGTGGGGCGAGTCCGTGGCGGGCGAGCATCCTTACTTCTCTGACGAGTTCGTGGACACGGCGTGGACCGCGATTGAACTCGAACTGGCACCGCGCCTGTTGAAGGCCGATGTATCCAGCGGGCGCGATGTACCGGATGTGTTGAAGCAGGTGCGCGGGCATCGCATGGCGAAGGCGGCTCTCGAGAACGCGGTCTGGGAGTTGGACTCGCTGCGTCAGG
Proteins encoded in this window:
- a CDS encoding GNAT family N-acetyltransferase gives rise to the protein MSEIVVRPLTELAEFDQCVQLQDAVWSYDVASMVTQKVFLLASHIGGQVIGAYAGDVLAGYAMSLPGIRNGKPYLHSHHLAVLPEFRNAGVGRRLKLAQRDDAVARGIELMEWTFDPLEIKNANLNIAKLGAVIRRYKRNFYGDSVSPLHGGLPTDRIIAEWWLTSERVTKALAKEPFAGVVKGSVTVPAQIGSWKSHDAERPKAAAAQQAIANGLEQAFAQGQAVIGFEVDAEGNGKYLLGDWSEGEAR
- the mazG gene encoding nucleoside triphosphate pyrophosphohydrolase, which encodes MAENKPGLDLKAQAATAEALGKAAAIMARLRGPDGCPWDREQNFDSIKRHTLEETYEVFDAIERRDWPALKDELGDLLLQVLFYAQMAQDAGYFTLEDVAENLSAKLLRRHPHVFGEAVAENADAVITTWEQVKLQEKAARGEDAARSMLDDVPRAMPAVMEAQKIGSKASKVGFDWPDASGLFAKLDEEIAELMIEVEARKSKEVEEEFGDLMFTAVNLGRHLKLDAEGALRAANAKFRRRFAAMEAAANGPLDGMDVAELEGLWAAAKAGEKA